tgagcctggttctgctggaggtttcttcctgttaaaagggagtttttcctttccactgtcgccaagtgcttgctcatagggggtcgttttgactgttgggttttctctgtattattgtagggtctttacccacaatacaaagcaccttgaggcgacagtttgttgtgatttggccctatataaataaaattgaattgaattgaattgaataggatttaaatttccagtttattcaAATttcacttgctgagcagtccttacctgtGAAAATAACCTCTCATCTTCCTCCCCATCCTGTCTTTCTTACATTTCCTCATCTCTCAGTGTtacacattaacattttttacctgctactttaaaaaaaaataaataaattttactctgtttatatgtGAGCTTCTGTAGCGCTAGCTAGATGCCGGAGTACCGTAACTTTACATTTGCACCTTGAATGCATCACGGGCATGAGAAGGAAAAAGGCTGTGTTGAAGGTGTAAGTGGACCATGGAGTGTCGGTATTTGCTTTTTAGTGACCAAACATCTCTATACCATCAGCTGGAAGCACAAGAAGAATGAGGTCATTTGACACCATGCTTTAACCTGCCTATCAGATTTAACTGCTCATGAAatgaaggtgctggaaagccATTCTGGATCAATCCGGCCCACTTTAAACCCTGCTGAGAAGGTGGAAGTAACATTTCTGTATAACACTGAGGAACTGAAAATGTCTCATCTCTGGGATAAACAATTTTGCATTGATCGAATGCTGAATTTTCTATAGATCCAAGTTTGTATAATTTGgctagtttgtttcttttcactaGTGATCTGCctcaaaatgtaaacacagcTTCACAGGACAATGCCTTCAGAATTTACTACTGGCCTGACTGTGATTCTACTAGGTTACCTCAGGTATTGCTGGTGCTCTGTGTCTGTGGCAGGTGATGAAAACAATAAATGGCCAGTCATCAGGGTGCATGAGGACACCAGCTGCCTGAGCGCAGGTGGGGTGAAACGCTGTGGAGCAACGCCCATGGGAGCACTGGACGCAGCAGCCTTTCACTTCCCTCTTTATCCGTTTCCTGCAGTACACACATTTCTACCAGAGCAAAGACAAAAGAGTTGATTAAGGTGGTGAAATTAAGTGTCTCACTGTGAGTGGCATGCTAAtctaaaggaaaaacaagacaaaggaagaaggacaaaaaaaaaaacccagccaaGTAGGGTGGATAAGAGGAGGGAAGTCAAATAAGTATTATAGAAGGCAGCTTCAAATACAAACTGGAATGCGGGCATGCAAAGGGAAATGACACAACTTCCCTTTGACAATCGGTGACATCATGTGTCTTTTTTAATACATGTAAAAGTAGATCCTTTGACAAAAGTTCCTTTGAGATACAGACCTGTAACAATGGTGGCAAGGCCAACTATTGTAGCTTAATTCCTGCATCATTTCCATCACATTGCTCATATCCCATACAAAGTACAAGATAACAGTACTGTGAACCTTTCACATTTTGAAGCTTCGGTAAGCTGATGGGAGACAAAAAAtatgggtgtgggtgtgtgtatgtatgcgtgtgtggggtgggggggggccaTTCGTTAAATTGAATGTTGCAAGAATGTCACATTTCCATTGAACAGTCAAGTGGCCGCTTTAGTTTTAGAAATACAcaagaacaggaagtgaaagtGTGAGGACAGCTGAACAGGCCCCACACTAGTTTGTCTaatgaaacacatgaaaacCACACAGTGATACCATCCGTTTACTAGAATCCCAACTGTGTGTGGCTGAAACGTGCTTGGAAGTGAGAAAACACAACTGACTCTTGataagagaaagacagaaatcaaCAAGAGAAATGACAGTTCACATCCATACTAACAAAAAAGGaatacagaaaattaaaaaatagagACAACTGCAAAGTTTCAGGGCAGCTACGGTGTCATTTGAGAACAGAGACACACCACATTGACAGGAGTTACCTTTACCCACAACGTTACAAAACAAGTGATGTTACATGAGTCACTGCAGTCATATGGGAGTTAGAGTTCACGGCTGTACTGACTTACCAATCTGAAACGTGGCAGTGGGATGGCAGAGATGTCAATAGGGCTCCGCTCAGTGATGTTGACAAAGCGAGCTTCCAGCACAGTTATGGCACACAGTACATGAACCCACCTGTGTGAAAGGCAAACATGAACTGGATTCTACACAAACAGCACACTGTCCAGGGTGCAGCGTTTCTAGGAAAGTTGTGTTCAGCAAAAACAACCCCATGTAGCATTAGGAATGAATGTCATGTCTGCATGTTCAAtattaaacagttaaaaaatgtacattttttaagTTGACCCTAACTCCCTTACCCTAACATTTAGGAACTGGTTGTGTTTACAAAATAAGCAATGACTAAAGATAAACTAGTTCCCAAATTTACTCAAACCCAAGATGCCTTTAGAATAAAATTACCCATGtttgacaaaaagaaaatatttttgtgtgaAAACGTTATTTGAACTACAGCACAATGATAATTCTTTACCCTCAAACAGGATCTGACCAACATAATCTGAACTCAGGTCCTTATTTCCTTTACCTGAAGTCTTAATTTCTCTCAGTGGAACATTGTTTGCACTGTTTACATTCATACACTGCAGCTCTAGATATTATCTGTTTATCAGAATGTAACATCTAAGATACACTACATtgtattcgctcatctgccttcacacgcatatgaacctgagtcacatcccattcttaatccaaagggtttaatatgatgtcggcctttgcagctataacagcttcacctcttctgggaaggctttccacaaggtttaggcgtgtttatggaaatttttgaccattcttcaaGATGCGCATTTAtgaagtcagacactgatgaagaaagcctggctcacagtctccactctaatacatcccaaaggtgttctatcaggttgaggtcaggactctgtgcaggccggtcaagttcttccacaccaaactcacacaTCCATGTCTTTAAGGACCTTGATTTGTGCACTagtgtgtgcagtcatgttgaaacaggaaggggccatccccaaactgttcccacaaagttgggagcatgaaattgtccaaagtgtcttggtatgctgaagcatttagAGTTCCTCTCACTAGAACTAATCCAAGCGCCAACTCCTGAAAGAcggccccacaccataatcccccccaccaccaagctttacaccactgcatctgacactttgcattgtgctcgGTGGTGTAAGGCTTGGAGGCGGTTGCTcagccatagaaacccattccacgaagctctctacacactgttcttgagctaatctgaaggccacatgaagtttggaggtctgtagtgattaactctgcagaaagttggtgacctctgtgcattatgcacctcagcatctgctgaccccactctgtgatttacCAGGCCTACCACTTCCTGGCTGAGTTGCTGCCGTTCccagtcgcttccactttgttataataccactaaaagctgactgtggaatatttagtagcaaggaaatttcatgatGACTTGTtgtacaggtggcatcctatcacagtaccattctggaattcactgagctcctgagagattctttcacagatgttagtagaagcagtctgtatgCCCAGGGGCTTAGTTTATACActgaagtgactggaacacctgaattcagtgatttggatggatgagtgaatactttttgcAGTATAGTGTAGTTGGACATTAAGCTTAAGATGCTCAAAACTGAGAGCTAAACTAACCACAGATATCTGTTTGCAACAACCATCCACATTGTGCATTTAGTTTGAAGGTCTAATGGCTGAGATGGATTTCCGAGGCAAAATTACTTCAGTCAAGGAGAGTGGAAGGTAAAAATGGGCAGCAATCTGTTGTTTACCAGGATGTGAGACTTAATTTGCCTGAGTAACTTTGTCAACCTTCATTCCATTCAGTACTTTTTCCTTACTAATTTAAAAAGGTCATGACTCTGACCCAGGAGCAACTGAAAGCAAGCAGCAGAGCAATAGTGTTTTCTATATACTACTGGCTGAAATTCCCACAATGTTAAAAAGAAGTGCACTTCAACTTCCTTAAAAAACAGCAGGGCCCCAATTTTGACCTATTGCATTATTACTGTGtgtaaaggggaaaaaaaaaaaaaaaaaattcagtttagAATAGCAGCACTCTTGGACCTACTTGTCATTGTTGGCTCTCTGTAAAGCTCCACCTCTCAGGGAACACAGGCAGCAGTCctagaagaaaacaaacaaacaaaaacaaaacatgcataGTTTTAAATATCAATTCTGGGGTGTGACGTAAGTGGACCCACTCCAGTTTGCTTATAAAGCTAAACGCAGGGTTGAAGATGCCTGCCTAACACTGGACACTGAAACTACAAACGTGGATCACCTTCATCCGTGTACTAGGATTTTATATATGGaagtctcctctgctctcaacACAGTCAACATAAACACTCCGGAACTGTCTCACCAAACAGCACTGGCTAAATGGATCAGAGGTTTCCTGCATTCCAGACTGCAACAATAATAAATCCACTAAGACTGTTCTGAACATAGGGGCCCCACAGGGTTGTGTTTTACCTCCCATTTTATTCTCTATTTACACAAACAATATAACCTGCAATATGGATAATATGACACTCCTCAAATATGCGGCTCAGCTTAGCAGCATATCGTCAACAAGTGGACTCACTCATTCCTCTCATCGATGAGAGCTCAAAAACCAaagagctgtgctgctgtgggAAGGTGACGCCCAATGATGTGGCCCACACCCCGGAGATCAAAGGGCAGGTGGCGGAGCAGGCAGACGCCTTTAGGCACGCTGTCCTTTTGTGTGCATCGTGTAAacaaaaaaggcccagcagTGCCTCTTTCTGCCGAGAAAACTCAGCGGAGTTTTTAATGtaagcaaaaatatttataacaGTTGTCTATAAATCACTCATTGTGCCAGTTCTCACAAATTCATGTCCTAGTACACCTTTATTTCtgttaataacaaataaaaactgtcacAGGTCACCAAACAggcaaacaaaataaactggcaccccacagtcatcagatctcCACTCAAGCAGTCAGCCACAAATTCAGCACCATCATACATGACTTCACACCCGCTGCACAGCTCATTTCAGCTCTTCCCCATTATGTGGCCACTACAGGGGCCCTGCAGCCAGGACCAATATCATTCATTTCAGCTATTTAACATTATTATCAACTCATAATGAAATTTtacatgattttctttttttaaaaacaatgttttgctgttttaaagGTTTAAGACAAATTTACACTGCCTCACAACAGACAAAGTTTTCTGATTCCTTTATCTTATCACACCAAAGCTGCACATTTAGATACCTTATGTTCAACTGTATTTCATTTCTAGTGTAAACTGGAGATAAACTATTGTTTCAACATTTGCATATGCATATCAGCTACATGAAGATTAAGCTCTAGCCTATTATGTTTATGTTGTGTTATGTTTATTTCTCACAAACCCAACACGCACCAGCTAcaacggggaaaaaacaaactggagaacaacactgtaaataaataaaacacagagtGTCACCAATGAAcaaacagctgcaaacacattcaGTAAAGAATCACTGACATGTTACCTGAGAGAAAACTAAGCTTCTGCACCTCctcttagttttgtttttaggaTCTCAAAAATGTAGCCGATACAGGACGACTGCAGTCACAGGAGTGAGTGTGCTCCCACGGGATTTCCcatgaatatgttttaaaatggctgcatgttgtttttatttgcctTCTATACAGCAACTCAACTTTGTTACTTCAACATCTATACATTATTTTGCAGGAAACCCTCAAAAGCAGCGATCTGGACAGAATCGGTACAAAATAGATACATAACATaaatggggtggggtggggtgggggtagcAGTAGTAGTTAACAGCTTGACAGGAACAGCCTGAGAGCAGATTAAGTTATCCTCAAGGCTCACCAAAAAACATCACAAGGGCATCTGCTGCAATAATTCTACAAAATTAAGTATTAAAACCTATTATTTCACCTATTGCATATTTAAATTAGGACCTCAAACTAAAATTGAAAAcctccacacacatacacacacacacacacacacaccaaaaaaaaaagaaaaaaaaaaaaaaaaaaaagagagaaaattgtGTAACATGTcctttaaatgaactctacagTGGAGCACTGCCCACTAGTGCTCAGAAGGGTTTAGACTATTTTCAGACCAATTCCCAGAAACATTTCACTATTGTTCTGAGCTGTTGGGAATACTGGGAGCAGAggaaattttgagataacttttaaaaataaagaaggtGGGAAAAACAAATTCTCCACACAATGGCACACAGAAGAAGGAGGCACTATCACTATCTCAGCAGAGAGGAAGCAACGTCATACAGACTTTATTTCAGCGTGGTGGCTGCCGTCGGTTCTGTTTGTTCAACAAACAACATACCAGCTCTTTGGTGCTGACGTGGACTGCTGTGCTTTAGACTGCGTGtcgtggtttaaaaaaatgtgctaACTGAGAAAGAATCAGCATCAGAGTGCAAACACTTATGATTGATACACTTCAAACAACAAAGGAAATgtagaaaaaacaaatgaataaaaacacagtctATCATCTTGACATTCACAAAACTGCCAAAAGACTTTTAGTTGCAGTAGCTGCAGATCATTTCAACTTCAATAGAAAAACTTCACAATAGAAGTTTATCTCTTAGATTTAAGAGTTAAGTCATTCTAGTTACTGGAAAACAGCACCACTGACTGTTCCTCTGAGAATGTGACCTTTCATGCTACCTTCTGatttaaattcaggtgtttctgGACCAGCTGTAATCAGAAATCCACCTCCATAAAGTAAATGTGGCTACAGTATCATTAGCTTTGATCGTATGCTCAGAGGCCACAGCAAAACTGCAAAGTTGaagggacaaaaaaaacaaaaacaaaaatcagagaATGCAGACCTGTTATGCTCATTCCCAACAGCACCTTCTTATTCTTGGACTAGAACACAGCAGCCTTGCATTCTTGCTACCTTATCTCTTACACCTTTACCAGTCAAAGACATACGTACTTGGTGTTCATGtactaaaatacagttttcTGTTCGGCGCCTTCCATTTCTGAGCCATTTACAAGTTGCACTCTACGCTGCTAAAAGCTTGATTTTACTGTAACATAATAATCGTACACAAGCAAACAATAATGGATGTGATGTGATTTGGACTACGTATATTTTACATGTGAAGTGTGCATTTAGATATAAGTTTATAAGCAAACAGGGCTATAGACTAGGGACATACAGGCATCATAGAATAATCGATCTGTACACGTTCTGGAAACGGATGAGACTTATGTTAACTTGTTAAAGAAGAAGACGTCTTCATTAACTGACCTCAGTGACGGCATCAGCCTCACAGCGGGCACACAGCCAATCATCAAGCTCAGCATCATCCCCAGAAATGCCATAGCAACCTGAAACAGGAccagaaataaacacattcaaTACTCACAGATTTTTTTAGACAGCTCAGAGCTTAAAAAGGATGCTAAAAGTCAACTTTTTGCTTATCCTTATTTTGCTTTTCTAAGCAAAATATTCCTAAATCATTAACTGTCAGCAGTATAGAAAGTATATAGAAACCAAAACCAAGGATCACTGATAGCATCaaatttttcactttcattatTCCCCTTTTATATTCTCTGTATAGCAAATAAAACTACAGCACATCATTCAGCAAAACCATTCATGAGACTTTGTGCAACAGCTGCCAGACATACTGGCTGAATCATTTTAAGTGTCAGAGGGGTGTCTGTGTATTCATCTATAATCCGTTTATGTGCTTGAATTATGAATGTTTATTGCAATggcttaaaacaaacaaacaaaaaacacagtgcCAGTTTCCTTAACAACAGGAGAATATTTCCTTAACAACAGgagattatattatatatatatatatatatatatatatatatatatatatatatatatatatatatatatatatatatatatatatataaagtcatattttatttaataattcctCATTTCTACCTACGTTTtaacagaagaaaacagagaaaagggcTTACTTGCATGTACACGGACACAGCACTGAGAACAGCTGACCAGGCGGCTGGTTCCATCGTCTGCTACGTAAGGGTTAGACAGCTGTCCCTCCCCGCTGTCACTCATCTTGCTGGATTGGgtgttgaaacacatttcagGGATGAGGGGTTTGGACCACTGATGGCCCCCTGGATGATTCACCAGAGTCAAGCTGGAACTCCCATTATTGGACTCGGACTTCAGGATAAACAAAAGTTTAAAGGTCTGTTAgcatcattttttccccctttttataAAAATCTGACAGATCTGGTCTTttgcagcaacatgaagaactaTATTAAGATACCTGTGTGAAacatatttgtttcatttagaAACTATACTAACAATGGTTATTTAAAGGAGTACCTTAATGCGTCTAAAAAATTTATTATATTTGCAAATACATAGTTGCTCTTTCTAATATGACAGTCAATAGCACCATATTCTGGTGATGCTTCAAAACATCCACTTCAAGGGTTACTAACCacaaatatatgtataaataactTTATTCACAGAATATTGATATAAAACAACAGTAACAAGACAAACAACTAAATGTTACTTTAGTTCCTACCTGATGGTGAGTGTAGAAGAGCAGGCAGATGGAGCAATAGGGGGCCTGCTGGCCCATGTGTTTGTTATATTCCCTCTCTGCATCGGGGTTAAAGGGCAGGCACTGCCATAACTGGGTTAGAGGCTTTGCCCactcctccttctcttcttgGATGACCTGCACATCTATATACACATCTACAGATGTGTTGATAGGATAGGCAGAGGTGTGGCatgaaggaagaagaaaatgaaagtgttAATGTTTAGGAACACAAGGTGACaggataaaacaaaaacatgaggcTCCTAAGCCTTTATGAGGACAGAAATACTGACTTAGCAGATCTAGAAGAAAaaggaatagaaaaaaaacccctaaaGTTATTGTGGTAAACACAGTGCTCGGTAAACTACAAACTACACAATTACACAGAGGACCTAAAATTTTGCATACCCTCATCACTGTGCACCTCTCTGAACAGAGGGTGATGGCGAGGCAGCTTACACAGCTGTGGTTGCTGCTGGTTTTTCACAGGCTTGCAGTATGACTGCTCTTCTGACACCTGCTGGAGAAACAAGTGTATAGCAAGATATGACTTGAAAGAAAGATACTGTATCTGTTGTAACAAACACATCAATATAACTTGCTGTGAAGTCTCCCTATAATGAGGCATATTGGGAGCTCTGTACCGATATGCACACTTTGCCAGATAAAAAATCTGATCTGACCAGGCCTCTGAACTTCTGGTCCCACATAGTAACTACTTACATGATGATTCCGAGGAATCACCCTCAGCTCATCACACACTGGTTTCCTGACAGGAATGGTGTCTTTCAGGATGATAATGCCATTATCCACAAGGGGGGATTGGTTACTCTGTAGTTTAAACAGCATGAATTACATGGAATATACATCTCATTGTCTCATAAAATTCCATACCCCAACTAGAGAGATCATAAAAGGCTGCTAAGTTCATAGAGATTAGTGTGCAATCATCATGCATGGAGAGACGAATCAGTACAGAGCAACCAAGAAGTCCTGCTGCTGTGACCTACATGCACAGTAACAATCCaaatgcttttactgaaaaCTGGTTTTGTTCCCTCTGAGTTGAGAGAATTCCCTTTGGGATATTAGTTTGTTAGCCAAAATTAGTGTTTAACCATATGAGAACAGATAGAGTGCTTGCTGCCCTGGATTTAACTTCAACtccaaacaaaatatttatgacactgtgacagtgatgaTCCAGTAGTTGTGGGGTGGATTGTTGCTGCTATAAATCACTTTAAAATAAGAATGTATGGCAGGCTCCACACATTACCACTAATCAATGAATCATTATTTCTCATGCTGTGGTTAGTCTACTCAGAGATCGGAGTTAGGTTCAGAGTTTCTCAAACCTGCTTTTTAGAAACAGGCCTCAGTACTACAAAGCAGGGATGTGGTTAAAAGCTGCTGTGACTAATGTGCTGGGACCTGGACAGAGATGTACCGTACACTGTACACAAtgtgattattttcatttttcttcaatatgaaaaagtaaaaaagtcaAACCTTTCTCTTGTTCTTGGGAGACTCAGTCTCCACTTTGTCCAAATCTTGCGGCTGCGTTTGAATCGGTGGGGAAGCAGGCTTCCTTATGGGCTCAACTTCAGGCTTCTCCACTTCAGCCTGAGCTTTGACGGGCACGGAcattttgggtttgttttcctCTTGTTCCGGCACCACAGGATTCTGTGCTTCTGGTTCATTTTGTGCTACTTTGGTAAACGTGATTTCAGATTCAGGCCGTGGCTTCATTTCCTCACAGCTTGGTGCTTGAGATGAAGATGGAACTGGTGTTAAGGTTTTGTGCTGGAGATGGCGTGGCTGGTGCTCTCTGGCGTAGCTGTGCACATGTAGCTGTGTGGTGGGTTGCCGCTGCGTCTCTAGAGTGTAGCTCTGCACCTGAAGAATGTCTTTAGGACTCAGAGTCCTGTGGAACAGCAGGCTGGCAACACCCATTTTGCGGGTAGGTTGAGTCCCATCTTCTGTCCACATAGGGGATGCTGAAACTGACACATGGCCGTTTCTAGACCTGGACTCAGGTGAGATCGCAGGTGCACGTGTCTTGGTATAATGAAGACAACTACTATCACCTTTACTCTGGGACAAGCCTCTGAGAAATGGATCCATTAACGTGAGCTTGGTTGGTGTGACAACCAACTTCGGTGGGCCtggaaagtaaaacagaaaaataaaaaattttactACACTTGGTTCTCATTCACCACCAAGCAGTTTTTGCTATTGCAGTCTTGACTGCCGTACAGGAAACCAGTAAGATGAGATGTTAATACCTTTATTTCTCTTGCCATCTTGTACGATAGCCCGTGGAGGTATAAGACTCAGCCTAGGACGCTTTCCATACCGCTCCGCATCGTCCTCATCTTCAACCTGAGGGACAACCTCTTCGGGCACTTCCAGACACACCCGGTGTCTTTTGGTCTCTATCCTTTGTTTAGAGCTGAGATTTAACCAAACAGATATGGAACATGTTAATTCCTATTCCAGATGTGCACAGTTTCCTTAATGTTCTTCCAAAAAATTAATGTGAAGGAATGCAAAGATGTATTctaaacaacattaaaataaatgtatacccaaaatttaaaaaaacacccaATT
This portion of the Archocentrus centrarchus isolate MPI-CPG fArcCen1 chromosome 17, fArcCen1, whole genome shotgun sequence genome encodes:
- the LOC115795610 gene encoding lysine-specific demethylase 4A-like isoform X3, translated to MASEGSKGIMTFYPTAEEFKNFRRYVAYMESKGAHKAGLAKIVPPKEWKPRHSYDDIDDLVIPAPIQQVVTGVSGLFTQYNIQRRAMTVREFRKVANSNRYCSPNYDNFEELERKYWKNVTFNAPLYGADVNGTLYDPDVKEWNICHLDTILDTVEHDNGITIEGVNTPYLYFGMWKTTFPWHTEDMDLYSINYLHFGEPKSWYSIPPEHGKRFERLAQGFFPNSAQNCDAFLRHKMTLISPFVLKKYSIPFERITQEAGEFMITFPYSYHAGFNHGFNCAESTNFATERWIEYGKQAVLCSCRRDMVKISMDVFVRKYQPDRYEQWLEGRDLVPIDHSRPTPEAKEFLDESFNDLTSSSNSSSIKSCGEDGQWKSSKQRIETKRHRVCLEVPEEVVPQVEDEDDAERYGKRPRLSLIPPRAIVQDGKRNKGPPKLVVTPTKLTLMDPFLRGLSQSKGDSSCLHYTKTRAPAISPESRSRNGHVSVSASPMWTEDGTQPTRKMGVASLLFHRTLSPKDILQVQSYTLETQRQPTTQLHVHSYAREHQPRHLQHKTLTPVPSSSQAPSCEEMKPRPESEITFTKVAQNEPEAQNPVVPEQEENKPKMSVPVKAQAEVEKPEVEPIRKPASPPIQTQPQDLDKVETESPKNKRKQVSEEQSYCKPVKNQQQPQLCKLPRHHPLFREVHSDEDVYIDVQVIQEEKEEWAKPLTQLWQCLPFNPDAEREYNKHMGQQAPYCSICLLFYTHHQSESNNGSSSLTLVNHPGGHQWSKPLIPEMCFNTQSSKMSDSGEGQLSNPYVADDGTSRLVSCSQCCVRVHASCYGISGDDAELDDWLCARCEADAVTEDCCLCSLRGGALQRANNDKWVHVLCAITVLEARFVNITERSPIDISAIPLPRFRLKCVYCRKRIKREVKGCCVQCSHGRCSTAFHPTCAQAAGVLMHPDDWPFIVFITCHRHRAPAIPERNKASMQELAVGQKVICKYKNGRYYQSELMELTTATFYEVVFDDGSFSDNLFPEDIESRDCVRLGPPAKGDAVQVRWTDGLIYGAKFVASHSIPMYMVEFEDGSQVTAKREDIYALDEDLPKRVKSRMSVASDMRFELFAQNDVKQNTKRQRVINSRYREDYIEPVIYRAIME
- the LOC115795610 gene encoding lysine-specific demethylase 4A-like isoform X5 — encoded protein: MASEGSKGIMTFYPTAEEFKNFRRYVAYMESKGAHKAGLAKIVPPKEWKPRHSYDDIDDLVIPAPIQQVVTGVSGLFTQYNIQRRAMTVREFRKVANSNRYCSPNYDNFEELERKYWKNVTFNAPLYGADVNGTLYDPDVKEWNICHLDTILDTVEHDNGITIEGVNTPYLYFGMWKTTFPWHTEDMDLYSINYLHFGEPKSWYSIPPEHGKRFERLAQGFFPNSAQNCDAFLRHKMTLISPFVLKKYSIPFERITQEAGEFMITFPYSYHAGFNHGFNCAESTNFATERWIEYGKQAVLCSCRRDMVKISMDVFVRKYQPDRYEQWLEGRDLVPIDHSRPTPEAKEFLDESFNDLTSSSNSSSIKSCGEDGQWKSSKQRIETKRHRVCLEVPEEVVPQVEDEDDAERYGKRPRLSLIPPRAIVQDGKRNKGPPKLVVTPTKLTLMDPFLRGLSQSKGDSSCLHYTKTRAPAISPESRSRNGHVSVSASPMWTEDGTQPTRKMGVASLLFHRTLSPKDILQVQSYTLETQRQPTTQLHVHSYAREHQPRHLQHKTLTPVPSSSQAPSCEEMKPRPESEITFTKVAQNEPEAQNPVVPEQEENKPKMSVPVKAQAEVEKPEVEPIRKPASPPIQTQPQDLDKVETESPKNKRKSNQSPLVDNGIIILKDTIPVRKPVCDELRVIPRNHHQVSEEQSYCKPVKNQQQPQLCKLPRHHPLFREVHSDEDVYIDVQVIQEEKEEWAKPLTQLWQCLPFNPDAEREYNKHMGQQAPYCSICLLFYTHHQSESNNGSSSLTLVNHPGGHQWSKPLIPEMCFNTQSSKMSDSGEGQLSNPYVADDGTSRLVSCSQCCVRVHASCYGISGDDAELDDWLCARCEADAVTEDCCLCSLRGGALQRANNDK